Part of the Lepidochelys kempii isolate rLepKem1 chromosome 8, rLepKem1.hap2, whole genome shotgun sequence genome is shown below.
ATGAATGCACTCAACATCTCAGACCTCAAAATGGAAACTACATACGCTGATCTCTGGAGGGAGTGAATTTCTTACAGTTGCAAAGATGTGGAACACAATCGTGTCAAGCAGATCTTAGGGACAAATTATCCATGGAACATATTGTCCTAACCTTGTTTTTTCACTAGAAGTCCTGTCAAATAAGTTCAGTTGGTAAATTGCACAGATTGTGTTTACATAGTTCACATGCAAAAATGCAGTGGATGATCTTTGAAACTGGCCCTTTTTGTTTACTTCCTGACTGACTGTGGGGGTGGTGACCTATTGCACAGACTCTGTTTAGCAGTATTGGAATAGTGCAAGGGTGAGTCCCAGTCCTCTCAGGTTGGGAGGCTAAATGAAAATCCTCACCTCCTTGTTTGCGGTGTTGGAATTCAAGTAGTTTCCATTAAGTATCAGTGGGCATTCCCCACTGCTAGTGCTGAGAGGTTTGTTTAATGTCAGCAGCTTGGGTGTAGTGGTCACTGTGCTGGAAAATCTGGCTGTTTTCTGTTTCCATCACCACAGAATTCAGTTGTGGGAGACTGATCTCAAACTCTCTAGCTGTTAGTAGAACCTTCTGCTTGTTTGTAGCAGTCAGTCAAAACTAGCTGGGTGACCCAGTGAAGTGTGTGTAGTGCTTCAACATTAGGCTTTTCTATATTTTTCTCTGTGTGGAGAGGAAACTATTGCTGTTCTCAATGGGCTTTAAGAAGAATTTGACTTTTCCCTAACTGATTAGTGTAGAATCTGTGGAATTAAGCAGGCTGCCCTGAAAGGCACACTCCTATATCTCTCGTGCTGATTAAAAATGAACGGGTTGTGTGAGCATTGAGCGTTGTAAATGAGCCTTACTGCTCTGGGTAGGAGAAAGGAGACCTTCCGCCAACCACCCAGTCCACTTGCAAATATCTGGGAAATAGGCCTTACCATATCTACTGGCAAATCCTATAGTTCACATCTGCTGTTCTGTGGACTTGTTTTCCTACATATGTTTCATCCTGCTCTCTGTCCCTGGTGCTAATGGTTAGGTGCATATAGATGTAAGACAAATACCGTAGGAACCCTAGGctaaatcttttatttttaggTGTATAGAAGAACCACTGAATGACAACAAAGAGAACACAGCAGTTCCACAGGAAGAAAACATGGGCTGGCAGGTAAGATACTATGAGACAAATGGTATCTACAAAGCTAAATCAAACACCATCCAATTGTAAAGTAGCAAAGAGGGTCCCATGTAGTGCAGCGGCAAATGTTCCTTCCAAATTTTTCTGAAGACTGTGTGCTAGCTATAAAACAAATGGAGAAACTAGCCAGTGAGTGGAGAGGCTCCAGGACAGTGTGTGAATGGGATAGGATGTGTGGAAGCTCTGctccatgatgatgatgattgatgatgttTTGGAACATAACCACTAATACAGCTCAGTTTGGGATCTCTTCCCATGAAATGCTGAGCTCACTAAATTCTTATTGAAGCCAATGAAAGTTAGGACTTTAGTATCTCTGTGGTGACTCCACCTGTGGGGGCTCCTTGGAGGAATCATTCTGAGTCATTCTACAATGTTGTAGGAAGAAGAGGTGGAATTCAGTCCCGTGGTCAGCCGCTGGAATAAGTATCTGGACAAGGACAGTgaagatcaggaggaggaggtgtaTACAGACAGAGAGCAGCTGAACTCCCATAAAAGGAAGATTGTGGAAGAACAAAGGTGCAAAAATAACTTCTTCCATAATCCTTATTTTAGCTTGATGGTGGGGATTTGTTGGGCAGTATTTTGGGCATGTTCACTGAATTTAGCTGAGGCTGCAGTGACCAATCCAAACTGACCTGAGGAGTGTTGGGTACTTGGGGATGAAAACCTCACCTCTTGGCAGATCTGTCAGATCTGGCAGATTTATTGTCCCCTTTTTTTATCTCTGAAATTTCCCATCTGAGCTAATCTAACATCTCTGTGAATTCCCATCTCCTGCTCCCCTACCAGGAAACGCAAGAGCAGCTTCTGCCACAACGATGCTCAGGAGTGCTTTGAGGAAAAGGGAATTTATGGGCTCGCTGATCAAGCCAAGAAAGTCAAAACCTTTGAGGTATTTTGTTGCAGCAAATGCTTCCTGCCTctaaattattttctttggccTTGTATGTGTGCTTCATTCAAAGGTGGTTATAAAAtcatttcccctcctttctcccatccttccATGTAACCATCTCTTTGCGGGGGAGGCAGGAGGACTAAATCTGCATAACAATAGTTTATCTTTGAAGTTTATAGTTAGACAAATATAATGCTGTTTCTGTGTAAACTAGCCCCCTCTGCCTGACTCTCCCATCAGCAGAGTGATTGCATGCTCCTCACCAGTAAATTGGCTATAGATTAGGGTTGCTGTCAAAATCTCCTGTTAGCCCAGCTACTCTGTTGACCTTATATATTATGGTAGTGGGGGGATGGTGTCATGTAAGTATCGTAGCACCTCACAACCTTATGTATTTATCCCTTGTACGGGATGGGGATGTGCTaaccatccccattttacagatggggaactgagacactgagagactaagtgacttgcccaaggttacacaaagtctgtggtggagcatggaattgaacctgggtctccaacTTCCCAGGCTAGCACTGGACTTGGCTGGCCTTCCTCACTGCTCCTTGTATCATGCTTTCCTTGCTCTTGCCACAATTGGGCAGTGACTGCTTGTAATTAACAGTGTAGTGGGTGGCTCTGGCCCTGTTATGAAGGAGTCAGTCAGAGGGTGGTGGTAACAAGTATCGAATTTGCTGAATATGCGATCAGTGAAGAGATTTCACAAATAATTATTTACTCTGCCCCTTTCTTAGTTCAGCTTCATTGATCCTCTGGTTGAGAGGAGTGAAATACAGCTTCAGTAAATAAAGAGCGAAGCTCCAGCCCATAATTCTTAAAACAAGCAGGCCTCCTTTTTCAAATCAGAGGTTGGATGAAACTGCACCCTGGGCAGCTGACTAAAGAAGAGGTGCTGAGCTACACCCAAACACCAGAGATCCTGGTTTCCTGAGCTTTCCCAGTCTGAGCCCTGTTTGTAAACAattttataccagcataactataTTTTAGTTAGCgatataaattttttttaaccaaaataatgAAATCAGTATAACTGCTAGTGTGGACCCAGTTTAACAGGTGCTTAGTGGTGTAGCTTATTCCCTCAttgaggggaggagaaaggctgGATGGTCTATAGCCTTGgacgtgggagacccaggttcagtgtcctgctctgccagagacttcctgtgggaccttggggtAAGTTACTCAGTATTAGtgttctccatctgtacaatggggataatagcactgccctgccccctgggggtaTTGTGAGGGTACATACATAAAGATTGTGAGGCCCTCAGATACTACAGCGATGGGGGCAAAATGAGTACCTAGAAAGATAATGTATAGACAGCCCAATAGAGGTCAGGAGATCAAACCAGCAGGGTTCCCCTTTCATCTGCTTATTTAGGATTATATGCTGATGACTAATTAAGTGATGTGTTCTTTTATGATCTTTGTGTaagtgaaatgaaacatttggatATACTCAACCTCTAGTGAAATACAATTTCAAAACTGCTCATATTCTTTGCACAGTAGAGCTGAGCTGGGCAGAGTGGGTTCTGCTTCATGACTGTTCTTTTCTACCATGTGTTAGAATAGCTGGCTCTGTACCAATCTCACCTCTCCCTGGAAAGTGAGGGGATGAGGAATAGCAGTGAGGCTGTTTGGAAGAACAAGATTACTTCTTGCATGTCTGTCTTGTCAGTTCTGTGTTCACCAGGCTCACTGTAGTTAGGCTATAGCACCAGCAAGCACAGCCATTTTGTCTTTCTTGTTACAGAGCAGGAAAGATTCAACAACTGTAGCTGAACAGGACTGTGGAGATTATATATGTAACAGCATTGTGGTTCCTGCTATCAATGAGTTTTGGGTACCTGAGAATACACAAGCTCCAGAGTCAGCTGATGTCACCGTGTCCAAGTGGGAAAAATTTCTCCTGTCTCCCAGCAGCTGTAATAATGGTAACTTAACCCTTGCAGCACAGAAGAACAGTTGGAAATTAGAGACACAGGGGGCCTCTGCAGGAAACTTTCTAATGGCTGATGGATATCCACAGCAGGAGGAAGATTCTGTATCTCCAGGCACAGGTGCCCAAACTGAAAAGAGCTTCACCAACAATAAGTATATAGCACAGAAATATACCTCAAAGCTTCATAGCACCACACTGGCTGCCAGTGTGCAGACTGCCTTTGACATCAGCCATGCAGCTATTGGGGATGTGCTTTCTGGAAAATATAAGGACCACCTGATTAGGGCAGGGTCTGATGTTGCAGAGAATAATGAAGGCAGGTTGTACTTGGCCTGCACTGTGATGCCAGCAAACTGTTTATCTAAGGACACTGTGACCTTTGCTTCTACAGATCCTTTTGCTAACTCTAGTGGTGTGCCTCAGTGTCTTACTGCTCTAAATAGCAGCCTCTTTTGCACAGATGATGATTTTGATGATGATCTTTGAAAAGTTCCAGGCTCTACACTTTGACTGGCTAGGCTTTTACTTTTCTAGCCAGCCCTCCTACTTCTGCTGTTGAAGTGACTCACTTCAAGTGAGGCATAGTGTAGCCTAGTAAATACCATTAGTGTTTCTCAGTTTGTTAGAACATTGCACATTTTCATGCTCCGTATTTTGCCAGATAGATGGGGTGTGGTGAAGTGTTTCCTTTTTAAGCTAGAGTTGGAGCATTTATGCTTATCACCTCTAtaaaaagctgtttttaaaagCCTGGGTTTTTTCCCCAAGGTGTGTGATGATCCTTAAAGCCTGTTGGTGTCCCTAGTTTAACAACCCTAGCTGCCTATGGAAATGCTATTGGGAAGGACAGAGTCTTAATCCCTCACTTTCTTCCAAAGTTAGAATTAACATGGAATGAATATTGTGAGGGAAATATCCCTGATCTTTCTGTTTAGAGAAGAAAAACTGACCTATTAGACTTTTTCAATTCAGGGCAATTATTGTGGGGTTTCACTGTTCACCAGTAACAGACTTGGTTTGTAATACACCAGTTTCCTCGGGTAGTGCCTTGTACTCTCCCAGCAGCTGTGTCTGAGGAGGATGTTGAAAGGTGGGCTCTTGATCAGCTATAAGCACTAGCTGTGCTTCCCCCCCCCAGTTCCAGAGGCAAAgccctgctgctgcagcacaAAGGTCACAGGCTGTACTGTACTGCTAGTCCCTGCTCAGGAGTACTGGGTGCTTTACCCTCTAGCACTGGAGAAGAGCTAGTGTTCTGAAAGGTTAATTCCAGAGACAAATGAATTAAGTGCATCTGTGTCATTACTCTTCTTCCATTACAAGTTAACAAACAGAACACTTGTGTGCAGGAAGACTGAGCTTCTACTACTCTACAATGAAGTAGGAGCCCTTACTCCTGCATTGACTGTTGTAGTGCAGACATGATTTGAGCCAGTCATTCCTCCTAGGGGGAGTAAGGAATTTACTAAGCGATCTGGGAAGTGGAGCTGTTCTCTCCAAGGGCTTGGAATTTGCTTCTGGACTAGTAGATGCTATTGGGTTGCTGGCAAAATAAGGCAAGAACCCTCCTCTGATACTTGTGTGAGCAGATACCATGAGGGTTGCACTGCTGTAGGTAGAGAATAGTTGCTGCAGAATGAGAAGCAGTTCTTGTCTCAGCAACATTCACAGCTTCTAGAAGTGAGACCATTGATTACTTCTTTACTTTGCCCAAGACCCTGAGTTCTCCCAGGTTGGGTGTTCTTCCTAAACTAAATTCCAGCCCAGATGTATTAGTGCTTTGCAGCTTGTCCCTGGAATGGCTAGGTTACCCTGCACATTTTACAGTCAGATATTTCACAAACAACTGAATAATTAAAGAcaagaaataatatttatttttcctaaaaagGAATCAGGAAAAAGAAACAATGACCCCTCTGGTAGGGAGACAAAGAATCAGCGTAGAACTGCTGTTCAGTTATCAGTTCACAGGAAAGTGCTCTAGCTTATGCAAATGCCATTAGGAACGAGGTGGTTGCTTGGAATACTGGATGGTATCCAGTGCTGCCCCAATGTCACATTTCTTTGCCTGGAGGAGACGGGTCAGCCATCCACCATCGTCAGAGAAACCCATGGAGAGCATCTGGGACAGAGATTCAATCAGGCGGGGGTCTGCTTCTGTTAAATCAAAAGTTACGAGTACAGAGTGGGATTATACCTACAGTTTAATAAACAGAGTAAAGGAGCTGAGGAACTTGTGCTGTACCTACATATCAACTATCTGTCACCATGTTGTATAGCGAGTTACTTATCAAGGATATATCCTTTGACCTGGCTTCCTAAAGAACTTAATGCTATACAGTTCAACAGCACATGCTTTATTGTAAATGCATGATCAAACTTGATCTCCAGCATCCTTGCATGAAGAATAGCTGGAGTCAGGTAGTGGCTATTATGGCCCAGTATTCCATTACTGGCTCTCCTTAGAAAATGCCATCTTACTCTTAAGGGGATGCTCATAACATCTCTGCCCCTTGTAGCAAGCAAGGACAGCATTTCCTAATTGGTTGGCTGAATTAAATATAGTTTACTTAGCTAACTGCTTATAGTGGAATATCCTTACTAAGCATCTCTGAATTTTCCCCCTGTAACACCTAGTATTTACTACTGCCCCATAAATCTTGGGTTTTCCAATTTTATTTAGTGCACCTGGCAGTATTTGTCAGACTATAATTTTTCCAtacacaaactgaagtgaggcaAAAGTGACAAACTATGAGTCATCCAGGGCAATACAAAAACTCAGCCTGAAGTTAACTTATTTCTACCACCACTCCAATGAAATGCTGCAAGAGGTGGCTACAAAGTAGCCTTAGCCATAGTTCAGCCACAGACAAGGTTTTCCGCTCTTTGTTCTTACAACCCATATGATGGACAGCATTAAAGTCCTAATACTAGCAACCCAAGGAACAATAGGCTTTATTGGAAAGGGACAGGTGGTTGACCAAAATATAGCTACGCACCTGGTGGGAGATGTGGGTAGAGTGCAGCTTCTCGTAGTCCTGTAGGTCCTGGTCTGGGGGGAACCTGAAATGGGTCTAAAGAGCTGGGA
Proteins encoded:
- the MRNIP gene encoding MRN complex-interacting protein isoform X1, with the protein product MGQRFRVLRCFSCGTFQVHQVKKSKKWSCKMCGEKQLLLKAYGQGSGSDCRRHVQKLNLLRAGTEVAAEGTSWCIEEPLNDNKENTAVPQEENMGWQEEEVEFSPVVSRWNKYLDKDSEDQEEEVYTDREQLNSHKRKIVEEQRKRKSSFCHNDAQECFEEKGIYGLADQAKKVKTFESRKDSTTVAEQDCGDYICNSIVVPAINEFWVPENTQAPESADVTVSKWEKFLLSPSSCNNGNLTLAAQKNSWKLETQGASAGNFLMADGYPQQEEDSVSPGTGAQTEKSFTNNKYIAQKYTSKLHSTTLAASVQTAFDISHAAIGDVLSGKYKDHLIRAGSDVAENNEGRLYLACTVMPANCLSKDTVTFASTDPFANSSGVPQCLTALNSSLFCTDDDFDDDL
- the MRNIP gene encoding MRN complex-interacting protein isoform X2 — translated: MGQRFRVLRCFSCGTFQVHQAYGQGSGSDCRRHVQKLNLLRAGTEVAAEGTSWCIEEPLNDNKENTAVPQEENMGWQEEEVEFSPVVSRWNKYLDKDSEDQEEEVYTDREQLNSHKRKIVEEQRKRKSSFCHNDAQECFEEKGIYGLADQAKKVKTFESRKDSTTVAEQDCGDYICNSIVVPAINEFWVPENTQAPESADVTVSKWEKFLLSPSSCNNGNLTLAAQKNSWKLETQGASAGNFLMADGYPQQEEDSVSPGTGAQTEKSFTNNKYIAQKYTSKLHSTTLAASVQTAFDISHAAIGDVLSGKYKDHLIRAGSDVAENNEGRLYLACTVMPANCLSKDTVTFASTDPFANSSGVPQCLTALNSSLFCTDDDFDDDL
- the MRNIP gene encoding MRN complex-interacting protein isoform X3 translates to MCGEKQLLLKAYGQGSGSDCRRHVQKLNLLRAGTEVAAEGTSWCIEEPLNDNKENTAVPQEENMGWQEEEVEFSPVVSRWNKYLDKDSEDQEEEVYTDREQLNSHKRKIVEEQRKRKSSFCHNDAQECFEEKGIYGLADQAKKVKTFESRKDSTTVAEQDCGDYICNSIVVPAINEFWVPENTQAPESADVTVSKWEKFLLSPSSCNNGNLTLAAQKNSWKLETQGASAGNFLMADGYPQQEEDSVSPGTGAQTEKSFTNNKYIAQKYTSKLHSTTLAASVQTAFDISHAAIGDVLSGKYKDHLIRAGSDVAENNEGRLYLACTVMPANCLSKDTVTFASTDPFANSSGVPQCLTALNSSLFCTDDDFDDDL